A genomic window from Streptococcus sanguinis includes:
- the rbfA gene encoding 30S ribosome-binding factor RbfA, protein MANNFRTDRVGMEIKREVNEILQKKVRDPRVQGVTITDVQMLGDLSMAKVYYTIMSNLASDNQKAQTGLEKATGTIKRELGHNLKMYKIPDLTFVKDESIEYGNKIDQMLRDLDKK, encoded by the coding sequence ATGGCAAACAATTTTCGTACAGACCGTGTCGGCATGGAAATCAAGCGCGAAGTCAATGAAATCTTGCAGAAGAAAGTTCGTGACCCGCGGGTGCAGGGAGTAACCATTACCGATGTCCAAATGCTGGGCGATCTATCCATGGCCAAGGTCTACTACACGATTATGAGCAATCTGGCCTCTGATAATCAAAAAGCTCAGACCGGTCTGGAAAAAGCGACCGGTACCATCAAGCGAGAACTGGGTCACAATCTGAAGATGTACAAGATTCCAGATTTGACCTTTGTCAAGGACGAATCCATCGAGTATGGCAATAAAATCGACCAGATGCTGCGCGATTTAGATAAAAAATAA